Sequence from the [Clostridium] scindens genome:
ATGTAAGAAAAACCGGGCTGGCCGCAATCACGCTTCGTGAAGAAGATGAATTGATTGAAGTCAAGTATACGGATAACGATAGGGACGTACTTCTTGTAACAAAATATGGACAGTGCATCCGTTTCGATGAGAAGGACGTACGCCCGACGGGAAGGACATCCATGGGTGTCAGGGGAATGAATCTGGCAGACCGGGATGAAGTGATCGGCATGCAGCTGGATTCCCAGGGATGTGACCTGCTGATTGTATCAGAAAAGGGTATGGGAAAACGTACTTCCATTGAAGAGTTTACCTGCCAGAATCGTGGCGGGAAAGGCGTAAAATGCTACAAGATAACGGAAAAGACCGGTAATGTAGTGGGCGTCAAGGCTGTCAATCATGATGATGAAGTAATGATCATCAATACGGAAGGAATCATTATCCGTATGAAGTGCGAGGGAATCTCCGTACTTGGAAGGGTTACATCCGGCGTTAAGCTAATTAATCTTCAGGAGGGCGACATTGTTGCAAGCATCGCAAAGGTTCGAAAAGGCGATGAAGAAGATGACGAAGAGAATGACGAATTTGAGGAGGATTCTGTAGATATTACAGAAGATACCGATGAGGAATGATAATTTGATAATGTGGTAAATATCAATCGTACAAAAAAGCCAGAAAATCTATGCAGATATGCATCTGATTTTCTGGCTTTTAAAATGAATTATTTGGATTCTTCATCCTTTTTTAATTCCCGTATAAGAATTTCTGCGATTTTCTTTACTGTTAACTCCACGAAGCGATTGCACTGTGCTTTTCTTTCCGGAGAATTTCTCTCCATGCCTTTTGTAAGAATGCGACAGCAAGCAGCTCCGCAAGCCTCTTTAAAATAATCGTGGAATTCATTGGTCAGTTCAAAACATCTGTTAATTTTAGGGTCGCCAGGCGTCGTCCTTCCGAAGAAATATCCGATGCACATTGTTCCACCTGCTAATGCGCCGCAGATACATCCTCCGCCCCCAAGCCCCCATGGAAAGCCTGAACTCATTGCAATCGCTTCATCTGGAATATCCACTTCAAAATGCTTGCGGATTGCATAGATGACAGATTCCGAACAGGCGAATCCCTGGTTGAAGATATCAACCGCGTCTTTCTGTAATTGCTCCATGTTAATATTCGTATTCATATGAAAACCTCCTCTGCTATTATCCATTTTATCTCAATATGACAGATTTTTAAAGTAAAAACTGAACTCTGGTCTATAAAAATATTTTTATCGAAAAACAATAAAAAGATATTGAAATTCAATAAATACCATGATATAGTATTTTCATACATGAAAAGTATAAGACACAATTAAAAAATGGCAAAAGGATGTGGAATAGATGGATACAAGATTTATAAAGATTACTAAATATGTGCTTGATATTATGTATTTCGGAGGATTTGTCGTACTAATAACGCTTCCAGCAACTATAAAATTTCTTGGCAAATATTATTCTTCGGTAATCACCAAGAATTTTACACTTATGCTCTTTGTATTTGGGATATCTGGTATTTTGGGCATTCTGATTATTGGACAGCTCCGCAGAATGATGAGAACGGTTATTGAAGATTCATGTTTTGTATATGGGAATGTAGAAAGCCTTCATAAGATGGCCATGATGAGTATTGGCATTGTTATCATGTTCATATTCAAATTATTTTTTGTTCCAACTCCCGCTACAGGGATTATTATACTGGTTTTCTTTATTGCGGCCTTATTTAGCCAGGTTTTAGCAGATGTATTTGAAAAGGCAGTAAATTATAAAGAAGAAAATGATCTTACAATATAGGAGGTGCCGTTGTGGGAATAAAGATTAATCTGGATGTCATGATGGCACAGAGGAAAATAGGGCTTGTGGAACTTGCAGGAAGGATTGATATTACCCCCGCAAACTTATCCATTCTAAAAAATAATAAGGCAAAGGCTATCCGGTTTTCAACCTTGGAGGCTATTTGCAAAGAGTTAGGATGCCAGCCGGGCGATATCATAGAATACTGTACAGATGAAGACGACAAATAAAAGCAATCATACGGAGGTGCTGTTTATGAATGTAACGGAGAGGCCATTAGTTGCTAAGATGAGAGAAAATTACAGGTATTTTGGAGGATTAAGCTTATTATATGGAATAATTTTCGCATTCTGCCTGTATAAGAATATGCATGGAATCACATTTCCTATATGTGTAGCAGTTACAATTGTATTTGCGGTATTATTTCTTAAGAAGATTAACTACAGGATTATGAAGCAGTCCTTGCCTTATATTGCGGGCATGATATTGCTGTCTATATCTACCGTATTTACCTCTTCCTTTTTTCTTCATTTTTTTAATCTGGCAGGCATTATTCTGCTTTTCTTTGTGTTCATGATCCACCAGTTCTATAATGATAGAGACTGGAATTTTCCTGCCTATCTGAAACGGATCTTTATCCTGGCTGGGACGGTGATGGAGTCTATTCCAAAGCCTTATGCGCATGGGGCGGAATATCTTGGAGGAAGCAAAAATAAGAAGAACCATATCTTTATTGCTATAGCTATTGGCCTATGCATAGCCATAGGATCTTTATGCGTGATTCTTCCTCTTCTGCTTAATTCGGATATTATATTTGCAAAGTTTTTTGGAGAGATGCTAAAATACATTAATTTCAGTACCATATTTGGAATTGCCCTTACTGTAGTCATAGGATTTACATTGAGTTATGCGTTTTTCTGCGGCCTTTGCAAATATAATTTTCCAGAAGGCAAAGAAAGAAGGAGAAAATACTATAATCCTGTAATTGGAATTACATTTACAAGCGTCATTTCCTTTATATATCTTATCTATTGCCTGATTCAGATTATGTATTTATTCATAGGAATCCAGAAAGGCCTTCCATCCGACGTCACTTATGCCCAATATGCAAGGACTGGATTCTGGGAACTGCTGACGGTGGGAATGATCAATTTTGTCATGGTATTGTTATGCATGTATCTGTTCCAGGATCATATCGCAATGAAGATTATACTGACAATTATATCCGGATGTACATTTATCATGCTGTTTTCCGCAGCCTATAGAATGATGATGTATATTGGCGCATATCATTTGACATTTCTGAGAATCCTGGTTTTATGGTTTTTGATAGTTCTGGCATTGATTATGGGAGGAGTAATCATAAGCATCTATAAGGGCAGATTTCCATTATTCCGATATATTATGGGCGTAGTGAGCATTATGTATATAGGACTTGCATTTTCCAGGCCTGATGTTGTTGCAGCCAAATATAACATTGCCCATGAGGGGAAGCTGAAAGTTGAAGATGTACGTTACATGATGAGCCAAATGTCCATAGATGTAGCTCCTATCATTGCAGGTATTGATCCAAGGTCTGATGTAGACTATACTTCCAAAGGAATCTATGAGAATGCTGACAATCTGGAACAAAGCATGTACTACTACTTTTCTGATATTGCTCAGGGAAACGAGGGAATCTTTTTCAGAAAGGCTAATTATTCAAGAATCCGTGCCAAACTGGCTGCAGACAAATATTTAGAATTAAATGACAGGGGCGAAGAGTATGACTTTGAATATGGAGACTATAAATATTAGCAGACATATTTTGACAGAATCGACAGGAACATTTATACTAAGATAGGCGGTAGATGCCATATCCTATTTTGATGCGGGAGGAAAAGAATGCGAACGATAGATGTCAGCGAGATTACAGAGAATATAAAAGAGATGTGCATGGAAGCGAACCATTATCTGTCAAAAGATATGGATGTTGCAATGAAAAAGGCGGCAGAGACAGAAGAATCCCCCTTGGGGAAGCAGATACTTCTTCAGCTTCAGGAAAATCTTCAGATAGCGGCAGAAGATAGGATTCCCATCTGCCAGGATACGGGAATGGCTGTGATATTTATAGAAATCGGTCAGGATGTGCATTTTGTAGGAGGAATTCTGGAAGATGCCATAAACGAAGGCGTCCGTCAGGGATATAAGGAAGGATATCTTCGAAAGTCTGTCGTAGGAGATCCCATAATCCGTGAGAATACGAAAGATAATACCCCTGCGATTGTTCATTATAGTATTGTAAAAGGTGACAAAGTAAAGATAAAAGTTGCTCCAAAAGGCTTTGGAAGTGAAAATATGAGCCGGGTATTCATGTTGAAGCCTGCGGATGGGATTGAAGGAGTTAAAAATGCAATCCTGACGGCAGTAAGGGATGCAGGCCCTAATGCCTGTCCTCCGATGGTTGTAGGCGTAGGAATAGGCGGTACTTTTGAAAAATGCGCTCTAATGGCTAAGGAGGCTCTGACTCGTGAGGCGGGAACACACTCCGATATACCGTGGGCAAAGGAATTGGAAGAAGAAATGCTTGATAAGATCAATAAACTTGGCATAGGACCCGGAGGGCTTGGCGGGACTACGACTGCCCTGGCAGTGAACGTAAATACATATCCCACGCATATTGCCGGACTTCCAGTGGGAATAAACATATGCTGCCATGTAAACCGGCATATTATCAGGGAGGTGTAATTATGGATAAGCATATACAGGCTCCGATTACGAAGGAAGTATCCGAGTCTCTACGGGCAGGGGATTATATTTATATAACCGGAACCATCTATACGGCAAGAGACGCGGCGCACAAAAGGATGGATGAGGCTCTGGCAAGAGGAGAGGCATTGCCAATCAATATAGAAGGCCAGGCGATCTATTATATGGGACCATCTCCTGCAAGAGAAGGGCGGCCTATTGGATCAGCCGGACCTACAACAGCCAGCCGGATGGATAAGTATGCGCCAAAACTTCTTGATATGGGACTTGCGGCTATGATTGGAAAAGGAAAGAGGAGCCAGGAGGTCCTGGATGCGATAATCAGAAATAAAAGCGTCTATCTGGCAGCCGTAGGAGGAGCTGGGGCGCTTCTTTCGAAATGTATCAAATCTTCAGAAGTAGTAGCATATGAAGACTTGGGAACAGAGGCAATCAGGAAACTGGAAGTAGTTGATTTTCCGGTTATCGTTGTAGCTGACTGCGTGGGCAATAATCTGTATGAGACTGCGATCAAGGAGTATCAAAAGATATGAAAAGAATATTATTGATGGTGTTCAGGAATATAATCCTGGTGCCAGCTATGTGGATCAAACTATGTTATTACGCATCCCATGTGGACAAATATACAGAGGAACAGCGCTATGCCATGCTTAAATTCATAGTATTACGCGCGAACAAAGGTGGAAATGTAACGATAGATGTCCATGGAAGAGAAAATATCCCAGATAAAGATGGATTTATGTTTTTTCCTAACCATCAGGGATTATATGATGTCCTTGCTATATTGGAAGCCTGTCCCAGGCCATTTTCGGTTGTGGCCAAGAAAGAAGTTGCCAATATCCAGTTCCTGAAGCAAGTATTTGCATGTATGAAAGCCTATATGCTGGATAGAGAAGACGTAAGGCAGGCAATGCAGATCATAATAGATGTATCTAAGGAAGTGGAACATGGAAGAAATTATCTGATATTTGCAGAGGGGACCCGTTCAAAGAATGGCAATGAGGTGCAGGAATTTAAAGGAGGAAGCTTCAAGGCAGCCACAAAGGCTAAATGTCCGATCGTTCCAGTGGCGCTCATTGATTCCTTTAAGCCTTTTGATACAAATACCATAAGTCCGGTAACCGTGCAGGTACATTTTCTAAAGCCCTTGTATTATGAAGAGTATAAGGATATGAAGACGAAAGATATTGCTGCATTGGTAAAAGAAAGAATACAGAAGACGATTCATGAAAATACAGTAAATTGATAATAATAAGTAGAGAGAGGATAGAAGTCCTCTCTTTATTTATTTGCAGAGGAGAACATTATGAATGAGATATATGGCTATGTAAGAGTCTCTTCCAAAGATCAGAATGAAGACCGACAGCTGATTGCGCTTAGCGAATTTCCTGTACCCAAAAAGAACATATATATGGATAAGCTAAGCGGCAAAGATTTCAACAGGCCACAGTATAAGAGATTATTAAATATAATAGAAGAAGAGGATGTCCTGGTAATAAAATCTATCGACAGGCTGGGACGCAATTATTCGGAAATATTAGATCAATGGAGATATCTGACTAAAAACAGGAAGGCGTATATAGTCGTTCTGGATATGCCTCTTCTGGATACAAGGAAGAATCATGATTTGATGGGAACACTTATCGCGGATATTGTACTGCAGCTTCTTTCTTATGTTGCGGAGACAGAACGGGATAATATCAGACAGAGACAGGCGGAAGGCATAGCAGCAGCTAAAAAACGGGGCGTTAAGTTTGGAAGGCCTGTAAAAAAGATTCCTATGGATTTTTACAGGGTGTATAACAGATGGAAGAATAATAAAATAAGCGGCCGGGAGGCGGCAAGACTATTAGGAGTCGCGTATAATACCTTTATAAAGTGGGCCACATATATGGAAAATGAGAGCAAAGGAATAAAAAAGTAGACTTTAATGCACGGGTAAGTTATAATGAAAACAATTAGCAAATATAAGTTTTGAATTTATTAACTACATATATTAAAGAAAAAGTAAACTGATTTGTAATTAACTGTACAAAAAAGTCTACTTTTTTGTACAGCAGAAGAATTTACGAAGGATGGGAGGACAGGTGTCTGTGAGTAGTGTAAGTCTATTAGAAGATCTGGCAGAGAAGATAGGATGCGATTGCCTGTCAGATTTACGCCTTATGCAGGAAAAGTGGCTGCCAAGGCTAAAAGCAGAGTTGGAAAATATAGATGAAGAAGAATATAGCCTGTCTAACTGGAATGAGGTTATTTTATATATCACAGGCAGTCAGTCAATTGATTCCATGGGAATTAATGAAGCATCAAAAGCGAAAGATTATATGATTCAATGGCTAGATGCAAAAAAAGATTGACAATATGAAAAACCTTTAGTATAATAACCCTTGCTGGAGAAATACTCAAGAGGCTGAAGAGGCGCCCCTGCTAAGGGTGTAGGTCGGGTAACCGGCGCGAGGGTTCAAATCCCTCTTTCTCCGTTTAGTCAGTATTGACTGTCTGAGACAATCGGTTTCAGACAGTTTTTTATGGCTAAGATATGACCTTATATGTTGTATATGTGAGGCAAAAAGACAACTAAGTATAGTATTTGTAAAAAGAATGTTGAAAAAAATAAAAAAGATGAAAAAAACATCTTGACATATAGGTACAAATAATGATACTATAGTTGAGCTGACCGATGAGGCGGCAATACAACACAGAACCTTGATAATTGAACAATAGACAACAACCCTGAAAATTTCTTGTAAAGAGAGAATTTCAGAACAGAACGGGACATCGAAGAGATGTCCGACCTTAAAACAGTAATAACGGGAAAGAATTAGCCAAGAGTTGATTCTGACCGCGATCACAACTTTTAACGAGAGTTTGATCCTGGCTCAGGATGAACGCTGGCGGCGTGCCTAACACATGCAAGTCGAACGAAGCGCTTCCGCCTGATTTTCTTCGGAGATGAAGGCGGCTGCGACTGAGTGGCGGACGGGTGAGTAACGCGTGGGCAACCTGCCTTGCACTGGGGGATAACAGCCAGAAATGGCTGCTAATACCGCATAAGACCGAAGCGCCGCATGGCGCTGCGGCCAAAGCCCCGGCGGTGCAAGATGGGCCCGCGTCTGATTAGGTAGTTGGCGGGGTAACGGCCCACCAAGCCGACGATCAGTAGCCGACCTGAGAGGGTGACCGGCCACATTGGGACTGAGACACGGCCCAGACTCCTACGGGAGGCAGCAGTGGGGAATATTGCACAATGGGGGAAACCCTGATGCAGCGACGCCGCGTGAAGGATGAAGTATTTCGGTATGTAAACTTCTATCAGCAGGGAAGAAGATGACGGTACCTGACTAAGAAGCCCCGGCTAACTACGTGCCAGCAGCCGCGGTAATACGTAGGGGGCAAGCGTTATCCGGATTTACTGGGTGTAAAGGGAGCGTAGACGGCGATGCAAGCCAGATGTGAAAGCCCGGGGCTCAACCCCGGGACTGCATTTGGAACTGCGTGGCTGGAGTGTCGGAGAGGCAGGCGGAATTCCTAGTGTAGCGGTGAAATGCGTAGATATTAGGAGGAACACCAGTGGCGAAGGCGGCCTGCTGGACGATGACTGACGTTGAGGCTCGAAAGCGTGGGGAGCAAACAGGATTAGATACCCTGGTAGTCCACGCCGTAAACGATGACTACTAGGTGTCGGGTGGCAAGGCCATTCGGTGCCGCAGCAAACGCAATAAGTAGTCCACCTGGGGAGTACGTTCGCAAGAATGAAACTCAAAGGAATTGACGGGGACCCGCACAAGCGGTGGAGCATGTGGTTTAATTCGAAGCAACGCGAAGAACCTTACCTGATCTTGACATCCCGATGCCAAAGCGCGTAACGCGCTCTTTCTTCGGAACATCGGTGACAGGTGGTGCATGGTTGTCGTCAGCTCGTGTCGTGAGATGTTGGGTTAAGTCCCGCAACGAGCGCAACCCCTATCTTCAGTAGCCAGCATTTCGGATGGGCACTCTGGAGAGACTGCCAGGGACAACCTGGAGGAAGGTGGGGATGACGTCAAATCATCATGCCCCTTATGACCAGGGCTACACACGTGCTACAATGGCGTAAACAAAGGGAGGCGAACCCGCGAGGGTGGGCAAATCCCAAAAATAACGTCTCAGTTCGGATTGTAGTCTGCAACTCGACTACATGAAGCTGGAATCGCTAGTAATCGCGAATCAGAATGTCGCGGTGAATACGTTCCCGGGTCTTGTACACACCGCCCGTCACACCATGGGAGTCAGTAACGCCCGAAGCCGGTGACCCAACCCGTATGGGAGGGAGCCGTCGAAGGTGGGACCGATAACTGGGGTGAAGTCGTAACAAGGTAGCCGTATCGGAAGGTGCGGCTGGATCACCTCCTTTCTAGGGAAAAAGAAGAAGTAAGGGCTGCTGTCTATTGTTCAGTTATCGAGGAATGCTGGAGAAGCCGGCTTGCTGCGTCAGAACAGCAGGGCACGGATTTCCTGGCGGCGATACGCCCGGGGGCAACACCCGTTCCCATCCCGAACACGATGGTTAAGGCCCGGGCGGCCGATGGTACTTTACTGGAGACGGTACGGGAGAGCAGGTGGCTGCCAGAATCAAAAGGAAAAAGAAGGCGGAAGCCTTTTTGACATAGACGGGCTTATAGCTCAGCCGGTTAGAGCGCACGCCTGATAAGCGTGAGGTCGGTGGTTCGAGTCCACTTAAGCCCATGTACTGAACGCCTGGAGAGGTATTTCCGATCCTGGCGAGAAGACAGTTCCCAAGCCTTGGCGAGGTCCTATCGAGCCTAGGCGCACGGAACCTTTCTTATGCAGAAGCATATGGGAACAGGCACCAGACGGGGGATTAGCTCAGTTGGGAGAGCGCCTGCCTTGCAAGCAGGAGGTCACGAGTTCGAATCTCGTATTCTCCACTCGATGCGCGCCGCGCATCGCATATGTACCTTGAAAACCGCATACATGGAAATACAAGAATGATCAAGAAGAATATCTAGATCAAGACATCCGAGGTAATCGCGGAAGCGATTATTCATAACAAACCAGATTCGAGGCAACGAATAGAAAAAATGCCGACTGGCCAACGCCGGCAACGCTATGCCGACGTAGGACGCAAGGCGACGCCCGTGCGCCGCTGTCCGCTTGGTCATGCTAGAAAGAGCATATGGTGGATGCCTTGGCACTAAGAGCCGACGAAAGACGCGATAAGCTGCGAAAAGCTTCGGGGAGGGGCAAATACCCTTTGATCCGGAGGTGTCTGAATGGGGAAACCCGCATGAGAAGCCCTCATGCATCCCTGCGCCAATCCATAACGCAGGGAGGGGAACCCGGCGAACTGAAACATCTAAGTAGCCGGAGGAAGAGAAAACAACAAGTGATTCCGTAAGTAGCGGCGAGCGAACACGGAAGAGCCCAAACCGGGGCGCGTGCGCCCCGGGGTTCGGACCGCATAATTGATCCGCGAGAGGTAGCAGAACGGCTTTGGGAAAGCCGGCCAGAGAGGGTGAAAGCCCCGTAAGCGAAACCGGGAGCGGCAAGGCGGGATCCAGAGTACCACGAGACACGAGAAACCTTGTGGGAAGACGCGGGGACCACCCCGCAAGGCTAAATACTCCTTAGTGACCGATAGCGCATAGTACTGTGAAGGAACGGTGAAAAGAACCCCGGGAGGGGAGTGAAAGAGAACCTGAAACCATATGTTTACAAGCTGTGGAAGGGCCTTACGTGCCCAACCGCGTACTTTTT
This genomic interval carries:
- a CDS encoding C-GCAxxG-C-C family (seleno)protein, translating into MNTNINMEQLQKDAVDIFNQGFACSESVIYAIRKHFEVDIPDEAIAMSSGFPWGLGGGGCICGALAGGTMCIGYFFGRTTPGDPKINRCFELTNEFHDYFKEACGAACCRILTKGMERNSPERKAQCNRFVELTVKKIAEILIRELKKDEESK
- a CDS encoding DUF2975 domain-containing protein, producing MDTRFIKITKYVLDIMYFGGFVVLITLPATIKFLGKYYSSVITKNFTLMLFVFGISGILGILIIGQLRRMMRTVIEDSCFVYGNVESLHKMAMMSIGIVIMFIFKLFFVPTPATGIIILVFFIAALFSQVLADVFEKAVNYKEENDLTI
- a CDS encoding helix-turn-helix domain-containing protein; this encodes MGIKINLDVMMAQRKIGLVELAGRIDITPANLSILKNNKAKAIRFSTLEAICKELGCQPGDIIEYCTDEDDK
- a CDS encoding DUF4153 domain-containing protein, translated to MKTTNKSNHTEVLFMNVTERPLVAKMRENYRYFGGLSLLYGIIFAFCLYKNMHGITFPICVAVTIVFAVLFLKKINYRIMKQSLPYIAGMILLSISTVFTSSFFLHFFNLAGIILLFFVFMIHQFYNDRDWNFPAYLKRIFILAGTVMESIPKPYAHGAEYLGGSKNKKNHIFIAIAIGLCIAIGSLCVILPLLLNSDIIFAKFFGEMLKYINFSTIFGIALTVVIGFTLSYAFFCGLCKYNFPEGKERRRKYYNPVIGITFTSVISFIYLIYCLIQIMYLFIGIQKGLPSDVTYAQYARTGFWELLTVGMINFVMVLLCMYLFQDHIAMKIILTIISGCTFIMLFSAAYRMMMYIGAYHLTFLRILVLWFLIVLALIMGGVIISIYKGRFPLFRYIMGVVSIMYIGLAFSRPDVVAAKYNIAHEGKLKVEDVRYMMSQMSIDVAPIIAGIDPRSDVDYTSKGIYENADNLEQSMYYYFSDIAQGNEGIFFRKANYSRIRAKLAADKYLELNDRGEEYDFEYGDYKY
- a CDS encoding fumarate hydratase: MRTIDVSEITENIKEMCMEANHYLSKDMDVAMKKAAETEESPLGKQILLQLQENLQIAAEDRIPICQDTGMAVIFIEIGQDVHFVGGILEDAINEGVRQGYKEGYLRKSVVGDPIIRENTKDNTPAIVHYSIVKGDKVKIKVAPKGFGSENMSRVFMLKPADGIEGVKNAILTAVRDAGPNACPPMVVGVGIGGTFEKCALMAKEALTREAGTHSDIPWAKELEEEMLDKINKLGIGPGGLGGTTTALAVNVNTYPTHIAGLPVGINICCHVNRHIIREV
- a CDS encoding Fe-S-containing hydro-lyase, producing MDKHIQAPITKEVSESLRAGDYIYITGTIYTARDAAHKRMDEALARGEALPINIEGQAIYYMGPSPAREGRPIGSAGPTTASRMDKYAPKLLDMGLAAMIGKGKRSQEVLDAIIRNKSVYLAAVGGAGALLSKCIKSSEVVAYEDLGTEAIRKLEVVDFPVIVVADCVGNNLYETAIKEYQKI
- a CDS encoding lysophospholipid acyltransferase family protein produces the protein MKRILLMVFRNIILVPAMWIKLCYYASHVDKYTEEQRYAMLKFIVLRANKGGNVTIDVHGRENIPDKDGFMFFPNHQGLYDVLAILEACPRPFSVVAKKEVANIQFLKQVFACMKAYMLDREDVRQAMQIIIDVSKEVEHGRNYLIFAEGTRSKNGNEVQEFKGGSFKAATKAKCPIVPVALIDSFKPFDTNTISPVTVQVHFLKPLYYEEYKDMKTKDIAALVKERIQKTIHENTVN
- a CDS encoding recombinase family protein, which translates into the protein MNEIYGYVRVSSKDQNEDRQLIALSEFPVPKKNIYMDKLSGKDFNRPQYKRLLNIIEEEDVLVIKSIDRLGRNYSEILDQWRYLTKNRKAYIVVLDMPLLDTRKNHDLMGTLIADIVLQLLSYVAETERDNIRQRQAEGIAAAKKRGVKFGRPVKKIPMDFYRVYNRWKNNKISGREAARLLGVAYNTFIKWATYMENESKGIKK